One segment of Nothobranchius furzeri strain GRZ-AD chromosome 13, NfurGRZ-RIMD1, whole genome shotgun sequence DNA contains the following:
- the LOC139062393 gene encoding histone-lysine N-methyltransferase set-1-like — protein MFDFLFNGQLLCVDAAQEDGSLGRLVNDEDENPNSKMKVTRVDGRPHLCLFAHKDIGPGEEITYNYGDSAWPWRSKKPKKMSCQAANVDACRSSSDRCPKVNLSFNDSLIFRVHTCDIDFRDALISSCEQKSGQIT, from the exons ATGTTTGATTTCCTGTTCAATGGACAGCTATTATG TGTTGATGCTGCCCAGGAGGATGGATCTCTTGGCAGGCTGGTAAATGACGAAGATGAGAACCCTAACAGTAAAATGAAAGTTACCAGAGTGGATGGAAGACCCCACCTCTGTTTATTTGCTCACAAGGATATTGGTCCAGGGGAAGAAATCACATATAATTATGGTGATAGTGCATGGCCATGGAGAAGCAAG aaacctaaaaagatgTCGTGTCAAGCTGCCAATGTGGACGCATGCCGTTCCTCTTCAGACAGATGTCCAAAggtaaatttgagcttcaatgACTCACTAATTTTCAGAGTACACacctgtgatattgattttagggatGCTCTGATTTCATCTTGTGAACAGAAATCAGGCCAGATCACATGA